Proteins encoded together in one Epinephelus moara isolate mb chromosome 2, YSFRI_EMoa_1.0, whole genome shotgun sequence window:
- the mmp20b gene encoding matrix metalloproteinase-20: MHVMLLSCCLLVLLMPGPCFTAPTFMPETESTPSTEPQVDLKLATEYLQQYYNLEKETMGRMKRSGPSFTSKVKDMQIFFGLNATGVLDSDTLELMRSPRCGVPDVEDYSHIQGTRWNKNVITYSIGRYTRDLPRNTVDSLVESAFSVWARASSLTFVRLHTRNADIMVEFATHEHGDLYPFDGPRGTLAHAFGPGLGVGGDTHFDDDEHWTAGQTGFSLFVVAAHEFGHALGLKHSRNPQSLMYPTYKSSHSANLLSNEDIANINALYSPVRGRPNYFPRHGWSSQNNAWLSGSLFPQLMENKCAKDLTFDAVSTVGDATFFFREKYLWIKHNEQYDIKEGPITNFMPKIETSIDAAFWVPRRSTAYLIHESMFWTVKGSLVKGKPRALTHFGFPAWVQDVDAAVHVVKTGRTLFFMHDIYWSYNENRRVMDFGYPKYISEDFPGVNTTINAAFYKEGFIYFFIGPQVHKYDYTQKQVVEVEKANSWLGC, translated from the exons ATGCATGTCATGCTGCTTTCCTGCTGTCTCTTGGTCTTACTCATGCCCGGTCCGTGTTTTACGGCACCCACATTTATGCCGGAGACAGAGAGCACTCCTTCCACAGAACCACAGGTTGACTTGAAGCTGGCCACA GAATACCTCCAGCAGTACTACAACCTGGAAAAAGAAACCATGGGGCGCATGAAGCGGAGCGGGCCCTCCTTCACTTCCAAGGTGAAAGACATGCAGATATTCTTTGGGCTCAATGCAACAGGCGTGCTGGACTCAGACACGCTGGAGTTAATGAGGAGCCCTCGGTGTGGCGTTCCAGATGTGGAGGATTACAGCCACATCCAGGGGACACGATGGAACAAGAATGTCATCACCTACAG CATTGGCAGGTACACCAGAGATTTGCCTCGCAACACTGTCGACTCGCTGGTTGAGTCAGCTTTCAGTGTTTGGGCCAGAGCCAGCAGTCTGACGTTTGTCAGGTTGCACACCCGCAACGCTGACATCATGGTGGAGTTTGCGACCCACG AACATGGTGACTTGTACCCATTCGACGGACCCAGAGGCACACTGGCTCATGCCTTTGGTCCAGGGCTGGGCGTTGGAGGGGACACACACTTTGATGACGATGAGCACTGGACAGCAGGACAGACAG GTTTTAGTCTGTTTGTTGTCGCTGCACATGAATTTGGCCATGCTTTGGGCCTGAAGCACTCCAGAAACCCACAGTCTCTGATGTACCCGACGTACAAATCCTCTCACTCAGCCAACTTATTATCCAACGAGGATATAGCAAATATCAACGCACTTTACA GTCCAGTTAGAGGTCGTCCGAATTACTTTCCAAGGCACGGCTGGAGCTCTCAGAATAACGCCTGGCTGTCGGGATCGCTGTTCCCTCAGCTCATGGAGAACAAATGTGCCAAAGACCTGACCTTTGACGCCGTGTCCACTGTCGGGGATGCCACCTTCTTTTTCAGAGAAAA GTATCTCTGGATTAAACACAACGAGCAATATGACATCAAAGAAGGTCCCATCACCAACTTTATGCCCAAAATTGAAACCAGCATCGACGCTGCCTTCTGGGTGCCTCGCAGATCCACTGCTTACCTCATTCATG AATCCATGTTCTGGACAGTGAAAGGCTCTCTTGTGAAGGGAAAGCCCCGAGCACTcacacactttggatttccagCCTGGGTGCAGGacgttgatgcagcagtgcatGTAGTGAAAACAGGACGCACCCTCTTTTTTATGCATGATATTTACTGGAG TTACAATGAAAACCGAAGGGTTATGGATTTTGGTTACCCAAAGTACATCAGCGAGGACTTTCCTGGAGTCAACACAACGATAAATGCAGCTTTTTATAAAGAGG GTTTCATCTACTTCTTCATCGGACCACAAGTCCACAAATACGACTACACCCAAAAACAAGTTGTTGAAGTTGAGAAAGCAAATTCCTGGCTTGGATGTTGA
- the mmp13b gene encoding collagenase 3, with protein MIAQLLLLALAAHSFAVPLPSEDKDNFLLAEKYLRRFYGLPAGLQGRQRSAGALESKIKEMQKFFKLKVTGNLDDNTLELMKQARCGVPDIGEYNHFPRHLKWQSNEVTFRIVNYTPDLKKADVDRAVRKALNVWSDVTPLIFKKLHQGNADIMISFGSMEHGDHNPFDGPNGLLAHAYPPGQGIGGDTHFDEDEHWTKDSSAYNLFIVAAHELGHALGMSHSEDPGALMYPVYSYTTGYPLAEDDIKGIQALYGPNPNPKKVKPKPDAPNKCDPMLTFDAVTELRGETIIFKDRFYWRLHPQMPEPEQTMIKSTWPSIPNKVDAAYENPEKDVVIIFSGIRMWALNGYNLVDGYPKYIHKLGLPKKIRKIDAAVYIRDTGKTLLFADEDYWSYDEATGTMDSGYPRAIEDDFPGMDDEIDAAAYHYGYLYFFHEQMQYEYSYNSRKVMRIMRTNSILNC; from the exons ATGATAGctcaactgctgctgctggcgcTGGCCGCTCACTCCTTTGCTGTGCCTCTGCCATCTGAGGACAAAGACAACTTTCTTTTAGCAGAG AAGTACCTCCGTCGCTTCTATGGCCTCCCAGCTGGTCTCCAAGGTCGACAGAGGTCAGCAGGTGCCCTCGAAAGCAAGATCAAGGAGATGCAGAAATTCTTCAAACTCAAG GTGACGGGAAATCTGGACGACAACACTTTGGAGCTGATGAAGCAGGCCAGATGCGGCGTCCCCGACATCGGGGAGTACAACCACTTCCCTCGACACCTCAAATGGCAAAGTAACGAAGTCACATTCAG GATAGTGAATTATACACCAGATCTGAAGAAGGCTGATGTAGACAGAGCCGTCCGCAAGGCGCTGAACGTTTGGTCTGATGTCACCCCACTGATCTTTAAGAAGCTGCACCAAGGCAACGCTGACATTATGATCAGTTTCGGATCAATGG AGCACGGAGACCATAATCCTTTTGACGGGCCTAATGGATTACTTGCTCATGCCTACCCGCCCGGCCAAGGCATCGGAGGAGACACTCATTTTGATGAGGATGAACACTGGACCAAAGATTCATCAG CTTACAACCTGTTCATAGTGGCCGCCCATGAGTTGGGCCACGCCCTCGGTATGTCCCATTCCGAAGACCCAGGCGCCCTGATGTACCCCGTTTACTCGTACACCACAGGCTACCCGCTCGCTGAGGATGACATTAAAGGCATTCAAGCTCTCTATg GCCCGAACCCAAACCCAAAGAAAGTGAAGCCAAAGCCTGACGCACCAAACAAATGTGACCCCATGTTAACTTTTGATGCCGTCACAGAGCTCAGAGGAGAAACCATCATCTTCAAAGACAG ATTCTACTGGCGTCTCCATCCTCAGATGCCCGAGCCTGAGCAGACGATGATCAAGTCAACATGGCCCTCCATCCCCAACAAGGTGGACGCAGCATACGAAAACCCAGAGAAGGATGTAGTCATCATATTTAGTG GGATCCGAATGTGGGCTTTGAATGGATACAACCTTGTGGATGGTTACCCTAAGTACATACACAAACTTGGACTTCCCAAGAAGATCAGGAAGATAGATGCTGCTGTTTACATCAGAGACACTGGGAAGACTCTGCTCTTCGCTGATGAGGACTATTGGAG TTATGACGAAGCAACAGGCACCATGGATAGCGGCTACCCACGAGCCATTGAAGACGATTTCCCTGGGATGGATGACGAGATCGACGCTGCTGCTTATCACTATG GATACCTGTACTTCTTCCACGAACAGATGCAGTACGAGTACAGTTACAACTCAAGAAAGGTCATGCGCATCATGAGGACTAACTCCATTCTCAACTGCTGA